In the Euphorbia lathyris chromosome 5, ddEupLath1.1, whole genome shotgun sequence genome, one interval contains:
- the LOC136230315 gene encoding protein BOLA2: MGVTKEQVGSALKSKLNPSHLEVVDTSGGCGASFAIEIVSEQFKGKRLLERHRLVNAALEEEMKQIHALSIKKAVTPAQWKQELESQKSASAS; encoded by the exons ATGGGAGTGACCAAGGAACAAGTTGGCTCTGCTTTGAAGTCGAAATTGAATCCTTCACATCTt GAAGTAGTAGACACCTCTGGAGG TTGTGGTGCAAGCTTTGCAATTGAAATCGTTTCAGAACAGTTCAAGGGGAAGAGATTACTGGAGCGTCATCGACTCGTGAATGCTGCTCTAGAAGAGGAGATGAAACAGATTCATGCTCTCTCAATAAAAAAAGCTGTGACCCCAGCACAGTGGAAACAAGAATTGGAGTCCCAAAAATCTGCATCTGCTTCTTAA
- the LOC136228788 gene encoding fibrillin-5, chloroplastic, with product MAIKLLHPASQLIPAIPTTFSRTQRLELPIHHLWIKNTRLMGNQTTRVAEKSSAFLYEEDSRTVLQIKQDLNQAVKGSNRGIFGVPSAKKSEIHGLVELLESQNPTPHPTLHLDKVGGCWKLLYSTITILGSKRTKLGLRDFISLDDFFQNIDIAKGKAVNVIKFNVRGLNLLNGQLTIEASFKIVSKSRVEIKYESSTIIPDQLMNMLRKNYDVLLGIFNPEGWLDITYVDDEMRIGRDDKGNVFVLERSQTD from the exons ATGGCTATTAAGCTTCTTCATCCAGCTTCTCAGTTAATTCCTGCCATACCCACAACCTTTAGCAGAACACAAAGATTAGAGCTGCCCATTCATCATCTATGGATCAAGAATACAAGATTAATGGGTAATCAAACTACCAGGGTTGCAGAAAAAAGCTCTGCGTTTCTTTATGAAGAAGATAGCAGAACAGTTTTACAGATTAAACAAGATCTTAACCAGGCTGTTAAAG GAAGTAACAGGGGGATATTTGGAGTCCCATCTGCAAAGAAATCTGAAATTCATGGTTTAGTGGAGCTTTTAGAATCTCAGAATCCAACTCCACATCCTACTCTACATCTTGACAAG GTGGGTGGCTGCTGGAAACTTTTGTACAGTACAATTACTATATTGGGGTCAAAGAGAACAAAGCTTGGGTTGAGAGATTTCATCAGTTTGGATGATTTTTTCCAGAACATTGATATTGCTAAG GGCAAAGCAGTAAATGTGATAAAGTTCAATGTAAGAGGATTGAATCTGTTGAATGGACAACTCACAATTGAGGCTTCTTTCAAGATTGTTTCTAAATCA AGAGTTGAAATAAAGTATGAATCTTCAACTATCATTCCTGATCAG ttgatgaacatgttgaGGAAGAACTATGATGTTTTACTTGGTATCTTCAATCCTGAGGGTTGGCTCGACATCAC ATATGTTGATGATGAGATGAGAATAGGGAGGGATGATAAAGGCAATGTCTTTGTATTAGAGAGATCTCAAACAGATTAA